A window of Heteronotia binoei isolate CCM8104 ecotype False Entrance Well chromosome 17, APGP_CSIRO_Hbin_v1, whole genome shotgun sequence genomic DNA:
cagGATCGTCTCAAACTCTGGCGCTTGGgtggggagacctccttgaaataccagcagtcgggacgacggcaggcttcattcagccacgtCTTTGAATATCATAGAATccgtagagttggaaaggacccccCAGGGTAATCTAAttcaaccccctgcgcaatgcaggaaactcacccatacttccctccctccccgccgccatgtatcctccaggcccccagtagaggtccgTCGCCAGAAGTCACTGTGGCTTCTAGcttgcacacgcacacacaatatAAAAATGcctgtatttaaaaaaataaaagcagtttCTGGGAGCACAGGCAAGCGGATTGCTGTTGCAGGATGGCACGCTTTTTAGAAGCTGCTGGACAACCATGGTGTGAACGGAGCGCTGGACTTTATGGGCCTTTGGTTGGATCCAGCACGGCTCTACTTATGTGCTGCTGAGACTGTACCTAACTGTGTAATACGAGCTAACCCTGAGACAGGCAAGCCGCAAGGGCACCCGCGGCCAATAGAAGTGCTTCGTCCGGCCCCTCAAACGGCTTACTGGTTCTGGCTGGAGCAGGCTCCTATCAAGTGGCAACTCCCTCCAAAAGAGTtaacccagggatgtcaaactcattggttacAAGGGCAGGATCTGACGTAAATAGCAGAGAttcaagctttataaaggacacagacaaatacaattgaaAGGTTTTCTTaaaacttaaaccatgcttaaagcattagcacttgttggtcttaaagggtctctgtatctctcccatgggatccagggaactgggcaaaggaagctccagctctttccttccttccccaggggaccaggaaagggaggagcttcagccaatagaaagagagaggttttgctctgtagctctgctgtgcaattgcgagaccctggcaaagcaagctctccatcctCCCCTTCACACCCCAAGCGAGGAGcctttttgctctgcagctcctgtgcaattgagcaagcctggcaaagcaatctgtgatgcagaaagaagcaagagagaggcagaaggaagcagaggacagccaattgttgggccaggctatgctgggttgggccaggccatgtgtggacctatttaagattaggtagcagagtatataaactttatgaaggacacaaggtttttaaaaaaatcttaaaacatgcttaaaacattagcacttaaagGTGNNNNNNNNNNNNNNNNNNNNNNNNNNNNNNNNNNNNNNNNNNNNNNNNNNNNNNNNNNNNNNNNNNNNNNNNNNNNNNNNNNNNNNNNNNNNNNNNNNNNAAGCCACTTTAAATTCATTattcaagccaccagctgacttggcttgcagAGGtgattttggtgtagtggttaagtgtgcagactcttatctgggagaaccgggtttgattccccactcctccacttgcacctgctggaatggccttgggtcagccatagctctggcagaggttgtccttgaaagggcagctgctggaatggccttgggtcagccatagctctggcagaggttgtccttgaaagggcagctgcaggaatggccttgggtcagccgtagctctggcagaggttgtccttgaaagggcagctgctgtgagagccctctccagccccacccacctcaaagggtgtctgttgtgggggagaaaggggaaaggagattgtgagccgctctgagactcttcggagtggagggcgggatataaatccaatatcttcatctacctcacagggtgtctgttgtgggggaggaagataaaggagatggtgagctgctctgagactcttcggagtggagggcgggatataaatccaatatcttcatctacctcacagggtgtctgttgtggggaggaagataaaggagatggtgagccgctctgagactcttcggagtggagagcggatataaatccaatatcttcttctacactGCACGGGCTTTCTTGTCAGTGAGCCGGCGTGGGCAAATTCCACTCACATCATTGCCCCTACTTCTTACGCATGGAGACAAACTGTGACAATTCACCCATCGTGCAGAAAGCAGCGCTGGAGCAGGGGCCCAAACCCTTCTCCCTGGGCCCGGCTCCCTCAACCATTCAGAATCAAGCCAGTGTCTCCCTGCAGATCCCCTCCCTTAGGGTGGCCGGTTCCTGGGCCTGGCGTGACTGAATGCCGGGAACCGGCTTCGATGGAGACAGAGAGATCCTGGCGATGAACTTTGTTATTGCGACAAGCGGaggacaaagagagctgtgtatTCCGCCATCTCCCCCAATGCAAGGGCGGCTTTATTCCTTCGCGGTTGCCCATGAAAGGAGGACGGACGGAggcggggaagggggagggagaagggttgCAGAGAGATGattgttcctttttaaaaactgaagccTTGGTCCCTCCGGAGAAATCAGACACTCGATCTAAACCAGATTAATAGCTCTCATCTGTCAGTCCGTCACCCTGGGGAGATGGGTGGTTATTTCAAACAGTGTTTTAGCAATATGTTGAGGGGTGGCCTTTATTTCTGCTCCCCCTTTTGTTCGGCCTCCCTGCTGCGGGTTGAAGCCCAGGGTATCGGGGAGGGAAAGAAGCCAGTGGCTGACCGTCTCCTCGGTTCTACCCTTCTGGGCTAGGGGGACTGGCAACCCGCCAGTGTGATTTCTTCTCTCTCACCCGAGCTTTGCGcggagacattttgaatctgacagcgTAACTCCTAATGGAAGACTTGTTGATCTCTGGGGTTCCAACTGCAACTATCTAtatacaacaattgtaaaagctggagagggtCTAAATATAAAtgtgaaggaaatactgggtgtCCCAtgattgaattcaaggctttacctagtgtactgcagcctgaagaaggcgaacgAAACGGATAGCTACCTAGGCCATCCATTGcggctgctgttgctgtaacatcaaccctctattgtTAATTTTGCCAGTGTTGTTAAAAATCTGGCATCTAGCGTGTAGTGttttttttgtcaataatattgataataaattgtttgtttcaaaatatagagaagaagatgatgatgatattggatttatatcccgcccttcactccgaagagtctcagaacgggctacaatctccgttcccttcctccccacaacagacaccctgtgaggtagatgaagatattggatttatatcctgccctccactccgaagagtctcagagtggctcacaatctcctttatcttcctcccccacaacagaccccctgtgaggtgggtggggctggagagggctctcacagcagctgccctttctaggacaacctctgccagagctctggctgacccaaggccattccagcagctgcaggtggaggagtgggaatcaaacccggttctcccagataagagtccgcccacttaaccactacacaccaaactggctctccagtttgagtagcaagccaagactactctatattttgaaacaagtctggtgtagtggttaagccagtttggtgtagtggttaagtgtgcggactcttatctgggggaaccgggtttgataccccgctcctccacttgcacctgctcgaatggccttgggtcagccatagctctcctaggagttgtccttgaaagagcagctgctgtgagagccctctcagccccacccacctcacagggtgtctgttgtgggggaggaagggaaaggagattgtaggccattctgagactctgtccttgaaagagcagctgctgtgagagccctctcagccccacccacctcacagggtgtctgttgcagggggagaagatgcaggagattggaagccgctctgagtctctgattcagagagaacgggggagtataaatctgcagtcttcttcttgtatCAACAATTGTTACTTTTATACCGTTTTTGCCTTTTGTTACAATACTCTCACAcgtactggggggggggaccaattCATGTCCTACATCGCATAAGACAAACGCTGCGAGCATGAAGGTTTGTCGTCTTCAGGAACGGATATTCTTGCAGCTTAGAttttttttggagcaagaatTGAGCTTCTCTGGAAACATTTGTAGTTACGCTTCTCTGAAAGCGTCACGCCTTTGTTCAAGGCGCCTTGCGGATTCCTTTCCGCAGGAACCTTTCTTCTCTTTCGGTCGCGGAGATCAGTAATCCCCAACCTCCACGGAGTCTGCTAGAGAACTGCACTGCAGCGACATCAAGGGTCCAAAGACCAGCGAGCTTACAGAGGAGGCTGCCTGCTGTGTCTCTGCACGAGTCCCTTCTCAGGCCTTGTATTCTTCCACTCAGCCTCCACGTGGGTCGTTCTCTCTCCTACCGCAGAGAGGCAGTGGAGCCGATTACGTTGATTTCCATAATTTAAGGCTTAAAAGGAGACTTGCCCGTTGCGTCCCTGCCCGAACAGCACAGTCCCTCTTCCTCCCAGTCAGAAGGTAAGCCcccagagcagtgactcatgctGAGGCAGGAAGGAGGCACCTTCAGGGCCAGGTAATTATACACTTGGATCGTGAACGACCTCAAGCACCACTCTGGACCTTTCATTTTAATTCAAGAAAAGAACACTTTGACTCTCTGAAGCTTGGGATGTTGGCATAAGGGAAACTGTttatggcaagggtggccaacggtagctgttcagatgttttttgcctacagctcccatcagccccagccattggccatgctggctggggctgatgggagttgtaggcaaaaaaacatctagagagctgccgctggccacccctggtttatgggCTGTAGAACAACGTtttaatccagtggcaccttaagaccagTAAGATCAGAGTAGTCTAGAGTTGAAACCAGCTTCctaggaggtggtgagctccccttcagtggcagtcttcaaacacaGCTGGATGGTTATTTGTCGGAGAtgttttaggctgatcctgcacggagcagggggtgggactagatcagaggttcccaaacttgtttaacataagagccacttaAAATAAACGTCAAGTGTtttagagccgcaagacatgaatgccagatgtttgagagaagaaaggaatgaatgaaagaagaagaagaagacttcagatttatacctcacccttctctctgaatcagagactcagagcggcttacaatctcctatatcttctccctccacaacagacaccctgtgaggtaggtggggctgagagggctctcacagcagctgcgctttcaaggacaactcctgcgagagctatggctaacccaaggccattccagcagtcgcaggtggaggagtagggaatcaaacccagttctcccagatacgtgtccgcacacttcactacaccaaactgagtggtgctgagagatctctcacagcagctgccctttcaaggacaactcctgtgaaagctatggctaacccaaggccattccagcagctgcaagtggaggagtggggaatcaaacccagttctcccagataagagtctgccctttcaaggacaaccgctgccagagctatggctgacccaaggccgttccggcagctggaagtggaggagtggggaatcaagcccagttctcccagataagagtccgcacacttcaccacgacaccaaactggctctccaacaaacTAAATGGGAgtgagggaggaaaggtggaaagaaagcaactttaacttggaatgcattctccaagctgccggctagcttggcttggagaagtgatttaaagagacaaatgccttctccaagcaggccaacagggcagtgggggcttcaggagccacacaatatgtgtgaaagagccgcaaatgagtttggccaccccctggactagatggtctgtatggccccttccaactctatgattctattctacgattctaaaacttcgttggtcttaaaggtgcttaaaGATTCAGACTGTGTCCCACTGCCTTAAGACCAATGCAGCCACCCTCCTGGATCGACGTTTATGGGCTGGTGGGAGAACGGCCATTCCCCTTCATCCGGGGTTGGACTTCCAACAGTACCGCTGCCTTCCAAGCGTTGTGGTTTAGATCAGGGTTCACCAGCGTGGTGCCCACGAATGCCCGTGGAGCCCACCGACACCTCTCtgggtgcccaccaagtgttctcCCCAAGTGGAGCGAGATGGGACTCCGGTCCAGTCGGCGCTTAGAAATCTCACTTGCTGCGCAGATTAAAATAaccacagtgttggttttattctctcagtCCTTcccaacatatttttaaaagttcgTCCTCTTGGTCCAGGGCACTTGGGGttttctctgtgtgtatgtgtgtttgtttgtgcgTGTGTGGTTGACTCCAcccctgtggtggccattttatgactctgtccccccccccttggcagaattccaaatgtgcccacggggtccaaaaggttgggaacctttgatttagatcaggggtgtcaaactcatttgttaagagggccggatccgacataaaggagaccgtgtcaggccgggccatgtgtgtacctatataagattaggtagcagagatataaacttaaaaaagaacagacaaaaacaattatttttttattaaaaaccctttaaacttgcttaaaatagcacttattggtcttaaaggtgctttctttgtatctttcccatgcgATGCAGGGAActggaagctctggctgtttccttccctccccaggggaccggaagggggaggaggttcaaccaatagaaggaggcttggctcagtagctctgctgtgtgattgagagaacctggcatagcaagctctcccccccccacactcctcaagaaaagagaggcttggctctgtagctcctgtgtgacttgagcaagcctggcgaagcaagctgtgatgcagaaggaagcaagaggggtgGAGAACGAAACAGAcagcagccagctgctcaggggcctgaaaggagccctcttggggcctcattcagcccctgggccacacgtttgacacccctgaaaatCGTAGCTTGTTCTCCAGGTATATACTGCAGCTAAGAGCCCCATAGctgttttcatttttaatgatGTCTTCTCCGTGGCTCCCAGGTGGACTAGATGTGGATAGATGAGTCCAGCACAGGAGGACCTCTCATGGTCCGGAGACCGTCTCCACGTGACCTCCTTCTGGCCCCTGCAAGATGCGCGTCACTTTCTGCCAGGTCGTGCTGGCTGCCGCCATCACCTTCAACCTGCTGGTCCTCTACTACATCTCCCGGCTGCAGCAGGCACGTCCTCCACCGCCACAGAGACCACGCCCAGCCCAACCCCCGTCCGCAGGCCAGTCCCCTGAGGCCCGGCGTGACCGTCCTCATCAGGGAGTTCGAAGATTTCGAAAACTACGTTCCCGACGTGGCCCGGTCCTTCTTGAGGCAGGATCCAGAGCTGCCTGTCATCGTGGCGGCAGATCGCCTCCCGTACCCGCCCGTGGTTCTCCCGAACGGTCCCAACGTCCGAGTGGCCCTCCTCAAGCCGTCCCCTGACCAGCCCGCCCACGTGTTCAGGCTCGAGACCTACGTGAGAACGGAACACGTAGCCCTGGTGCCCGACGGGGCGAAGGCAGATGCAACGTCCCAGCTGGAGCGGATGCTGGAAGAGTTCAAGGCCAGCCAGAGCACGGTGGAGATGGTCGCGGCTCCCGTACGCTCAACGACTCCCCTCCAGTGCCTGAACCTCCGGGTCAACCTTAAAGAATGGACAGCCGAATACATGGCGGCCCCTCCTTCCGCCAAGCTGTGCACGGCCTTGAAGGGAGAGGCCGTCCTTCTCCTCCGCACCAAGGACTTCTTCAACCTCTCCGTGCCCCTGGCCAAGCCCCTGACGACCTCCCTCTTCATCCAGACCTCCCTGAGGGGTTGGGCGGTCCGCATCCTCGACGTCTCCTTCTCGGCGCTTCACCACCCTTTGCTCACCTCCTCCCACAACCAGTGGAAGGCCGACAACCTCGCCAGATCCAACCGGCTGCAGCTCTTCCGGGATTTTGGGATCAAACGCGTCGTCCTGCCGGACGGGAAGGAGCAGTGGTTCGGGTGCAGCAAGGAGACCCCGCGGTGCTTCGGCACCATCCACGACGACACCCCGGAATACCTCTACCAAAACCGCTGGACTCCGCCCTGCTGCCTCAAAGCGTTGAGAGAAACGGCCAAATACGTCATCAACATCCTGGAGACATCCGGGGTGCGGGTACTGGCTGGAAGGCGGGACTCTCCTCGGGGCAGCTCGTTATCACGACCTTATCCCGTGGGACTACGACGTCGACCTAGGCATCTACCTGGAGGACATCCCCAACTGCGAGCTTCTTCGGAACGCCG
This region includes:
- the LOC132585897 gene encoding LOW QUALITY PROTEIN: ribitol 5-phosphate transferase FKRP-like (The sequence of the model RefSeq protein was modified relative to this genomic sequence to represent the inferred CDS: deleted 2 bases in 2 codons); this translates as MRVTFCQVVLAAAITFNLLVLYYISRLQQHVLHRHRDHAQPNPRPQASPLRPGVTVLIREFEDFENYVPDVARSFLRQDPELPVIVAADRLPYPPVVLPNGPNVRVALLKPSPDQPAHVFRLETYVRTEHVALVPDGAKADATSQLERMLEEFKASQSTVEMVAAPVRSTTPLQCLNLRVNLKEWTAEYMAAPPSAKLCTALKGEAVLLLRTKDFFNLSVPLAKPLTTSLFIQTSLRGWAVRILDVSFSALHHPLLTSSHNQWKADNLARSNRLQLFRDFGIKRVVLPDGKEQWFGCSKETPRCFGTIHDDTPEYLYQNRWTPPCCLKALRETAKYVINILETSGVRYWLEGGTLLGAARYHDLIPWDYDVDLGIYLEDIPNCELLRNAESGSIVDEKGFVWEKAIEGDFYRVQYSEHNHLHVDLWPFYPKNGMMTKDTWMDHRQDIEFPEHFLKPLVPIRFAGFLALAPNDYRAFLELKFGEGAVENPEYPNPARKRMEEGKLNRQKFTPSGVLFPEDAYGKGGKAFVLTWLAKEAKTGAVPSLGNFSFSRSLSTEVTCEGPDTIVDTPCKVCVRERDVHLECPSHPLSGQHNQLKPYSATDVDQLFALMMREGVVGNGRSL